A single Seriola aureovittata isolate HTS-2021-v1 ecotype China chromosome 19, ASM2101889v1, whole genome shotgun sequence DNA region contains:
- the irak1bp1 gene encoding interleukin-1 receptor-associated kinase 1-binding protein 1 homolog, with translation MDSPSRVFAAVLPASGREFNGNEREQGLEVRTVNRQGPGNRVREVQVTGTAEVCCPADQVSVRVTVGNSKDSVDEVTNSVSRRLEYIIQSVRQHGISDRDTSVRRFLHREADLYHMDAEVVVTFSDFEKMERVCGVFLEKLDKSVCVGTPQFYHSAECLSQLRRRVCVSAVENAQQKACEVSQLLGQSLGPPLLVREEETKEWRNEDEEYGSTGQGAAPLSHLPCIPKITASSRVSVSFSLRDRSRKKL, from the exons ATGGACAGCCCGAGTCGAGTGTTTGCTGCAGTACTACCGGCCTCAGGTCGTGAGTTCAACGGTAATGAAAGGGAGCAGGGGCTGGAAGTACGAACAGTTAACCGACAGGGTCCCGGCAACCGTGTAAGGGAGGTCCAGGTCACGGGAACGGCGGAGGTTTGTTGCCCGGCGGACCAAGTGTCTGTTCGGGTCACTGTGGGTAACAGCAAGGACTCAGTCGACGAGGTGACCAACAGCGTTTCACGGCGACTCGAGTACATTATACAGTCTGtcag ACAGCATGGTATCAGTGACAGGGACACCTCAGTGAGGAGGTTTCTCCACCGAGAGGCAGACCTATATCACATGGATGCAGAG GTCGTGGTcactttttcagattttgagAAGATGGAGCGAGTATGTGGTGTCTTTCTGGAAAAGCTGGACAAAAGTGTCTGTGTGGGGACACCACAGTTTTACCACAGTGCAGAATGTCTGAGTCAGCTGAG gaggcgagtgtgtgtgtcagcagttGAAAATGCTCAACAGAAGGCCTGCGAAGTCAGTCAGCTCCTTGGACAAAGTCTGGGACCCCCCCTACtggtcagagaggaggagacaaaggagTGGAGGAATGAAGATGAGGAGTATGGAAGCACAGGGCAGGGCGCTGCACCCCTGTCTCACCTCCCCTGTATACCCAAAATCACTGCCTCCTCTCGGGTGTCTGTCTCCTTCAGTCTCAGAGACAGAAGCAGGAAAAAACTCTAA